From a single Bacteroidota bacterium genomic region:
- a CDS encoding DMT family transporter, whose amino-acid sequence MISRDKKAELLLLLITIIWGSTFVITKSSLDHASPLVFLGIRFSLAALVFGLIFHRQIFSSPFRLSGSSWVVILTLLAGFAFQTTGLKYTTASHSGFITGLLVILTPLFQVFIEKKAPGKGVWTGVVLVTIGLYLMISPDRLLDGDRMFGNVLTFICAISFALYIVYLDIATRKDNIWQLTFMQFAVTAAGSLLLAPMFEAPTVVMNQELIVSVVYLAILATIVTTFIQTRYQKDTTPAKAAVIFTMEPVFSAILAFMVLDERIGLAGIFGGIVIVIGLLISELWKERKK is encoded by the coding sequence ATGATCTCCCGCGATAAAAAAGCCGAATTGTTACTGCTTCTTATCACCATTATCTGGGGCAGCACGTTTGTTATTACCAAATCCTCCCTGGATCATGCCTCTCCGCTGGTTTTTCTCGGTATCCGGTTTTCCCTGGCAGCACTGGTCTTCGGGTTGATCTTTCACCGGCAGATTTTCAGCAGTCCGTTCAGGCTCTCCGGTTCCTCATGGGTGGTCATTCTGACTTTGCTGGCCGGTTTTGCCTTTCAGACTACCGGTCTGAAGTATACTACGGCCAGCCACAGCGGATTTATTACCGGTTTGCTGGTCATTCTGACGCCGCTTTTTCAAGTATTTATCGAAAAGAAGGCGCCGGGAAAGGGAGTCTGGACCGGCGTGGTTCTGGTGACAATCGGTCTGTATCTGATGATCAGTCCCGATCGGTTGCTCGATGGCGACCGGATGTTCGGGAATGTACTGACCTTTATTTGTGCCATTTCATTCGCCCTTTACATTGTCTATCTGGACATTGCCACCCGGAAGGATAACATCTGGCAGCTGACCTTTATGCAGTTTGCAGTGACAGCAGCCGGATCCCTGCTTCTGGCACCGATGTTTGAAGCACCGACCGTGGTTATGAATCAGGAGCTGATTGTGTCGGTGGTTTATCTGGCCATTCTGGCGACCATTGTGACAACCTTCATTCAGACCCGCTACCAGAAGGATACCACTCCTGCCAAAGCGGCTGTGATTTTTACCATGGAACCGGTATTCTCGGCAATTCTGGCATTCATGGTGCTGGATGAACGCATCGGTTTGGCCGGAATCTTTGGTGGCATAGTTATTGTTATCGGATTATTGATATCGGAATTGTGGAAAGAAAGAAAAAAATAA
- a CDS encoding ATP-dependent metallopeptidase FtsH/Yme1/Tma family protein, whose protein sequence is MAFDFFNKANGPDGKPKGTSDPRRDQNPDQNGNKPKFGLWGFLIILVVALTIQSLFVGGARKEVPYHVFRQLVTDGKIKSVAIGQTYLDVSYRPEAVPPQTSSPGLFQGGDDKSRFRVVAIDDKELIPFLIANNVEYWGIIESNWFTDLLSMLLPFAILVGIWIFLFRRISPGSQVLNIGKNKAVMYSEDDHKLTFKDVAGLDEAKEEVREIVEFLKDPGKFTRLGGKLPKGVLLVGPPGTGKTLIAKAMAGEAGVPFFSLSGSDFVEMFVGVGAARVRDLFKQAKEKAPCIIFIDELDAIGRSRGRGAMMGANDERENTLNQLLVEMDGFSTEKGVIMVGATNRPDVLDPALLRPGRFDRQVLIDKPDLIGRIAIFRVHTKNLTLGENVDLRSLAANTPGFAGADIANICNEAALLAARNGRDTIEMTDFHMAIERSIAGLEKKNKLINPKEKKVIAYHESGHAIIGWFLESTDPVQKVSIVPRGFGALGYTLQTPLEDRYLMTRSEIIERMCALLGGRVAEEITFAEISTGAQNDLERVTDMAYSMVTIYGMSEKIGYMSFADSKSQNFIAGIGYERKYGDQVAHEIDMEVRKIIHDCHIRVRNLLIEKRDLLEAMASKLLEKEILDKADLIEMLGPKAGMAEDEADIAKRQDEAMAGMDSHGEPVAPPVSQEPTEEPHQ, encoded by the coding sequence ATGGCCTTCGATTTTTTTAACAAAGCAAACGGACCGGATGGAAAACCCAAAGGCACGTCAGATCCCCGTCGTGACCAGAATCCGGATCAGAACGGGAATAAACCCAAGTTCGGACTTTGGGGTTTTCTGATCATCCTTGTTGTTGCCCTGACCATTCAATCGCTTTTTGTGGGCGGCGCACGTAAGGAAGTACCCTACCACGTCTTCAGACAATTGGTCACCGACGGGAAGATTAAAAGCGTCGCCATTGGTCAGACCTACCTCGATGTCAGCTATCGTCCTGAAGCCGTTCCACCTCAGACTTCTTCACCCGGTCTCTTTCAGGGTGGAGATGACAAATCCCGGTTCAGGGTTGTGGCCATTGATGACAAGGAATTGATCCCCTTTCTGATTGCGAATAATGTTGAATATTGGGGAATCATTGAATCAAACTGGTTTACCGATCTGCTGAGTATGTTGCTGCCTTTCGCCATCCTGGTCGGTATCTGGATCTTTCTGTTCCGTCGCATCTCTCCGGGCAGCCAGGTTCTGAATATTGGTAAAAACAAGGCGGTCATGTATTCTGAAGATGACCATAAACTGACTTTCAAGGATGTGGCCGGTCTCGATGAAGCCAAGGAAGAAGTACGCGAAATAGTTGAGTTTCTGAAAGATCCGGGCAAATTCACCCGTCTGGGCGGAAAGCTCCCAAAAGGCGTTCTGCTGGTCGGACCTCCGGGCACCGGTAAAACCCTTATCGCAAAAGCCATGGCGGGTGAGGCGGGCGTTCCGTTTTTTTCTCTGAGTGGTTCCGATTTCGTTGAAATGTTCGTCGGTGTGGGTGCAGCGCGTGTGCGTGACCTGTTTAAACAGGCCAAAGAAAAAGCTCCTTGTATCATTTTCATTGATGAACTGGATGCCATTGGCCGTTCACGTGGACGTGGTGCCATGATGGGTGCCAATGATGAACGTGAAAACACCCTCAATCAACTGCTGGTCGAAATGGATGGCTTCTCCACTGAAAAGGGAGTGATTATGGTGGGTGCCACCAACCGTCCCGATGTTCTCGATCCGGCTTTGCTTCGTCCGGGCCGGTTTGACCGCCAGGTGTTGATTGATAAACCCGACCTGATTGGTCGCATTGCCATATTCAGAGTCCATACCAAAAACCTCACGTTAGGTGAAAACGTTGATCTTAGGTCCCTTGCTGCCAATACGCCAGGATTCGCTGGTGCCGATATCGCAAATATCTGTAACGAGGCAGCACTTCTTGCAGCAAGAAATGGCCGTGATACCATTGAAATGACCGATTTCCACATGGCCATCGAACGATCCATCGCCGGACTGGAAAAGAAGAATAAACTGATCAATCCGAAGGAGAAGAAGGTCATTGCCTATCATGAATCGGGTCATGCCATCATTGGCTGGTTCCTCGAATCGACCGACCCGGTCCAGAAAGTTTCTATTGTGCCGCGTGGATTTGGTGCACTGGGCTACACACTTCAGACACCTCTGGAGGACCGTTATCTGATGACGCGTTCAGAAATCATTGAAAGAATGTGTGCCTTACTGGGTGGACGCGTGGCCGAAGAAATCACTTTCGCAGAAATTTCGACCGGCGCTCAGAATGATCTGGAACGGGTAACAGATATGGCCTATTCGATGGTCACCATTTATGGAATGTCAGAGAAAATCGGATACATGTCCTTTGCTGACTCAAAAAGCCAGAACTTCATTGCCGGTATTGGCTATGAACGGAAATATGGTGATCAGGTGGCCCATGAAATTGACATGGAAGTCAGAAAAATCATTCATGATTGTCATATCCGGGTTAGAAATCTTCTGATCGAAAAAAGAGACCTTCTGGAAGCCATGGCCTCTAAGTTACTTGAAAAAGAAATTCTGGATAAAGCCGATCTGATTGAAATGCTCGGTCCGAAGGCAGGAATGGCAGAAGACGAAGCCGATATTGCCAAGCGTCAGGATGAGGCCATGGCAGGTATGGATTCACACGGTGAACCGGTAGCACCACCGGTCTCTCAGGAACCAACCGAAGAACCTCACCAATAA
- a CDS encoding NUDIX hydrolase has protein sequence MKPGSWKVLSSAVHADCRIFTVHRSRRKSTLSGIEHDFYTIEGYDWVNVIPVTSDGHLVLVRQFRHGVGEFTLELPGGAIHPGEDPVAGGLRELEEETGYRSGSARLLGKSFPNPAIQSNTCYYLLAEDCLPSGQVNPDPAEEIEIVLMPIHEIRERLLAGEFSHALVMNGLFLWLNQTTSGNHGTQIG, from the coding sequence GTGAAGCCGGGTTCCTGGAAAGTACTCTCGTCGGCAGTTCATGCCGATTGCCGCATTTTTACGGTTCACCGCTCCAGACGGAAAAGCACCCTCAGCGGCATCGAACATGACTTCTATACCATTGAAGGCTATGATTGGGTAAATGTGATCCCGGTGACCAGTGATGGTCATCTGGTCCTCGTCCGTCAGTTCCGGCACGGAGTCGGAGAGTTCACTCTGGAGCTTCCCGGTGGTGCCATTCACCCTGGTGAAGATCCGGTTGCCGGCGGACTCAGGGAACTGGAAGAAGAAACAGGCTACCGCTCAGGTTCAGCTCGTCTTCTCGGAAAATCCTTTCCGAATCCGGCCATTCAATCCAATACCTGCTACTACCTCCTTGCAGAAGATTGCTTACCCTCTGGTCAGGTTAATCCAGACCCGGCCGAGGAAATTGAAATCGTTCTGATGCCCATACATGAAATCAGGGAACGATTGCTCGCAGGTGAGTTCAGCCATGCGCTGGTAATGAACGGACTTTTTCTCTGGCTAAACCAAACAACATCCGGAAACCATGGAACACAAATCGGTTAA